The Gammaproteobacteria bacterium genomic interval AAGAGCTCGCAAACTCGACTCATATTTCATTGATTCCGATTAACTCGCGGGCGCTGAAAAAATTCATCGCCGATAAACCCTATTACGTAACAACCACGATCCCGGCGGGCACCTATAAGGGCGTTGATCAGCCGACAGAAACCTACGCCGTAAAGGCCACCATCGTTGCTAGCGCCGATGCGTCCGAGCAAATGATCTACGACGTAGTGAAAATTGTATTTGAGCATCTGGACGAACTGCGCAATGCGCACACTGCGTTCAAAGATCTCACCTCGGAGGAGATGCTACGCGGCCTATCGGCACCGTTTCATCCCGGTGCTCTCGAATACTACAAAGAGCGCGGCTGGAAAATTCCGGAAACGCTCGCCGCACAATGAGACCGACGTGGGATTCGTGACAATTCACCCACCTACCGACAATGGCGATAACTTCGCCACAGGCAATGAAATGAACCGTAAATTGAATACCACCCGATCACACCGTGATAATTCGATCAATTTTTGCAGCGGTGTTTGGGAAGCACGGAACGACTATTGGATACACCTATCGGACAACGCGGACCACCTGTTCGACGCCGAGACCAGCGGCGGCGACACCGAACCGGCGCGTCATCACGTCGCGAAGATTCTGCAGCAACTTGAACCGATCGAAAGCTATTGGTCATTCCCTGGCCGGATCCAGTTCGAGCGCCTCCTCACACTGTTTCGCGACGGCGAGTTTCGCCTGTTCAGCGAGTCGGTGAAACCGATCGCGCGTGCGGTATCGGGACAGACTTACCGCTCCGCTCCAGACGGACCGCCCTTCGCCGGCAACGACACGGCCGCCGACGAAGAGACACGCCGACAACTCGGCGACGACGCGCGCCGTCCCTACTTCGAAGTGCTGATTGTCGATAACCTGTCGGCACAGCAGGAAGAATCGCTGCGCGCACGTGTGCGCCGCCGGCGCCGACCCGAAGACAAATTTATTTATGAGATCGTAACCGTCCCCAGTTACCAGGACGCTCTAATCGCGGCGCTGCTCAACTTCAATCTCCAAGCCTGCGTGATCCGCCACGGTTTTTTGGTGAAGTCGAGATTCACGCTCGACATATTGCACAGGCTGGTCGACGGCAATGAAACGGCGTTACATGTGCTCGAGCGTATGTCGAAAAGCGAGCGCGGTTGCTGGCTCGGCGCCAAGATCGCGCAACTCCGGCCCGAACTCGATCTATACATGGTGGCCGATGTGTCGATGGAGAACATCGCCGGTCAGCTGTGCGATAAATTCCAGCGCGTGTTTTATGGCGAGGACGACGATCACGAGCTGCATTGCAGCATCTTGCAGGCGATCGAAGACCGCTATCAGACGCCATTTTTTACCGCGCTCCGAGAATACAGTCAGCAACCGACAGGGGTATTCCACGCGCTGCCTATCTCTCGCGGCAAGTCGATCCTGCAATCGCACTGGATCCGAGATATGGCGCGGTTCTACGGACTCGGTATATTCATGGCCGAGACCTCGGCCACGTCCGGTGGCCTCGACTCACTGCTGGAGCCAACCGGACCGATGAAGCTTGCGCAGGTGCTCGCCGCGCGTGCATTCGGTTCCAAATACACATTCTTCGTCACCAACGGCACCTCGACCGCGAACAAAATCGTCGTGCAAGCGTTGATCCAGCCGGGCGACATCGTGCTGCTCGACCGCAACTGCCACAAGTCGCATCACTACGGCATGGTGCTCTCGGGCGCGCGCGTTGCGTACCTCGATGCCTATCCCCTAAACGAGTACGCCATGTATGGCGCCGTACCGCTGAAGGAGATCAAACGTACGCTGCTTGCATTTCGCCGTGCCGGCAAGCTCGATCGGGTCAAGCTCATACT includes:
- a CDS encoding aminotransferase class I/II-fold pyridoxal phosphate-dependent enzyme, giving the protein MNRKLNTTRSHRDNSINFCSGVWEARNDYWIHLSDNADHLFDAETSGGDTEPARHHVAKILQQLEPIESYWSFPGRIQFERLLTLFRDGEFRLFSESVKPIARAVSGQTYRSAPDGPPFAGNDTAADEETRRQLGDDARRPYFEVLIVDNLSAQQEESLRARVRRRRRPEDKFIYEIVTVPSYQDALIAALLNFNLQACVIRHGFLVKSRFTLDILHRLVDGNETALHVLERMSKSERGCWLGAKIAQLRPELDLYMVADVSMENIAGQLCDKFQRVFYGEDDDHELHCSILQAIEDRYQTPFFTALREYSQQPTGVFHALPISRGKSILQSHWIRDMARFYGLGIFMAETSATSGGLDSLLEPTGPMKLAQVLAARAFGSKYTFFVTNGTSTANKIVVQALIQPGDIVLLDRNCHKSHHYGMVLSGARVAYLDAYPLNEYAMYGAVPLKEIKRTLLAFRRAGKLDRVKLILLTNCTFDGVVYDVERVMEECLAIKSDLIFLWDEAWFAFAGFHPTYRRRTGMGAAAQLRERFADPDYHRRYLDFKESFGDTADDARWLSTRLVPDPMTARVRVYVTQSTHKTLTALRQGSMIHIYDQDFKKKVEVAFREAYMTHTSTSPNYQILASLDVGRRQVELEGYELVQIQLNHAMTLRKRIATHPLIKKYFRFLTPTDLIPAEFRPPGVDRYFDSDQSWTCMEQCWRSDEFVIDPTRLTLYIGGTGIDGDTLKHEYLMDMFGIQINKTSRNTVLFMTNIGTTRSAVAYLIEVLAKLALTFDQRTDNMSPAELGRHRERIETLTQRQPPLPNFSEFHWQFRGDPSTTDGDIRKAYFMSHDESLCRYITLADLERQVAMGRTLVSAAFVIPYPPGFPVLLPGQLISKQILAFMEALDTREIHGYRPEIGFRVFTDEALSTKEIAPLRNV